gctgctggtgcctctggagtcccgaaaacctcaaggtgtaggatcctccagatgcttgcagttgtgcataaacctactattcggccacccctaaccaatgctcacaagcagaaacggttgcagtgggcccacacatacatgaagactaattttcaaacagtcttgtttactgatgagtgccgtgcaaccctggatggtccagatggatggagtagtggatggttggtggatggccaccatgtcccaacaaggctgcgacgtcagcaaggaggtggcggagtcatgttttgggctggaatcatggggagacagctggtgggcccctttagggtccctgaaggtgtgaaaatgaactctgcaaggtatgtagagtttctgactgagcactttcttccatggtacaaaaagaagaaccatgccttccgtagcaaaatcatcttcatgcatgacaatgcaccatctcatgctgcaaagaatacctctgtgtcattggctgctatgggcataaaaggagagaaactcatggtgtggccaccatcctcccctgacctcaaccctattgagaacctttggagcatcctcaagcgaaagatctatgatggtgggaggcagttagcatcaaaacagcagctctgggaggctattctgacatcctgcaaagaaattcaatcagaaactatccaaaaactcacaagttcaatggatgcaagaattgtgaaggtgatatcaaagaaggggtcctatgttaacatgtaacttgccctgttaggatgtttttgattgaaatagcttttgatttcagtaaatatgacctcctaatgctgcaaattcaacaaatgaccattttcagttttttacaacctatgaaatgttttcaaactctgttgtgcataataatttggaacagtgcattttgagtttttcattttttaaataaatactgttgtcagtgggaggtttgttcaataaaattccaaatgtaccctaactgttgattacttgaaaattatactgactgtcatttgcatcgacaaattaggaaaaccagagaaagatatcatttgcataataatttggaacgcagtgtacatTCTATctgatacatacagtatattatggtTCACGGGTAACCAGTGTTAAGGCTTGGCATTAAAGTCAgtttgacatacagtatactgaaaTGTTTCTAGAAAAGTACAATCAAGAGTTCAGCACACAACGAAATAGTCTGTTAAAGGTgtagtgaactggccgtttttattgttttatactattgtctgatgtctacttatgacgttcgtgtggtttttacattcgaaaacatcaaaatcaataagtaataggctattttctaccctggttttgaggccggctggagaaacgctcggtttttaagggcgggccgcatagaagacttggaagtgaacgcccactgctatgattggatagaagcttgcgtagttgacttagttggagccttctgtgaatttggttagacacgtaacgttacgtaacgagattttactcaaatttacggacttatttcccggatgtgatggcaaagTTTTGCGTATAGTttatatagcctatagttgtatggtgtttagtgatatatgaccgtacatgtcagcatttaagacccgcgaaccggacagaagatcactgtGATCGCGGGTAtgaaatgttatagttttcatgataaataaacaaacggtagactcccggccaaaatgacccagcaccagaaataataacaaaagaCTTCAATACAGCCTtaattattcgcaaacggtggataaaaatatgatatatgagcccgccaaatcacagagatgtcgattacaattattacaaatgactagaggtccccaggtgatactatcagggcatatcaagcgatctctaacgaagcaatagtgacgcatagtacaaatatgttttactctcataagattgctgcgccattcctatcggatccaatattgacggcacagcactgctttttaattttagtctctccacaaagaCTTGatcaaggaatccgcgttgaaatgaagcaaacaaacgctcaatgttttccccacgtgagcgggaacgtctttaaaaatgaacttcacgcattcctactgtcgggaTCCGAAGGATGGTTatgaagcgactgtgttcttccacaaacaggcactgcacaatattttgcgatctttaacggcatgatgcttacactcgctctatttccgtgcagcttgtgttcagtactgtcatgtgcgaaccagtgggcggggctcgagaagtaggcgttgatattcttctgtggaggcggtgttcaacctatctatgacaggtgcattccaggacctgccgttcgctgagcctggtgtcaataacgtTTTCAGGTCTAatacttacaggatgttcgcttgaatacaattccctcttatataacaaaagctcgggttaaaattgtggtcctagttcactgcaccgtTAATATTCTGATGTCTTATTGTAAAAAGTAAGGGGACATAAGTGATTTACAAGGACAATGTCAACAAAAGCGTAAATTCACCCTTTTCAAGGAATTTGTCATTTCACACAGACTAAGAAACATTAGAGTCATGTAAACAGCAGATCCTCACCTCTGTTGATCTGTGGTTTGGGGGTGTCTTGAGGACGGAGTCTAGATGTATCAGGCAGCTGATTGGTCGTCCTGGCCTCTGTGTCAGTATGGGCAAGGCTACTGGGGGCCGAGGGTGTCAGGGGACAAGATCTCAAGTGGGGCCGATAGCAAATCGAGGACAAGATTGCAGTGTCATTTTCCGACTGTCCTGACTCAGCATTATCTCTGCTCTCCTGCGGCTGATGGGATACCTGCCATAGACACAAAATAAACCATTTACTAAGAAGTAAAAGTTGCAATTTGTGTATCAAACTGCAGGTCCTGACAAAGCGAAATATGGGTTTACTATGGTATTGCAAGGGTGGgaattaaatattaaagggataattcacccgaaaattttaattctgtcatgaattagcCTACCCACCCTCGCAATGCTATAGTCAaaggttccccagaactgttggctttcctaaattcctcaaaatatctttctttgcaaagaaatgtatacaggtttggaacaactagagggtgagtaattcatgacagaattttcatttttgagtgtattattcctttaatgtgaaaattaaatgtaaaaatatagatttttggTGTAATGCTGTAAGATCTATTTAACTTCCATGgtattgtcttttttttgtatttatgcatttggcagatgcttttatccgaagcgacttacattgcattgtattatacatttgtttctgactatatgcaatcccctgggatcgaacccatgaccttggcattgctagtgccatgctctaaccactgagccacaggaaggtattaaaattattttacattcaagacaacagaaaacaaaaccgTTTTCTGCATTACAGACTTAAGATGAAGCCAAGATGCCTTCAGGCTTTTAACTTTACATTTCTTTCCTTTAAGAAATTAAACTCATTCATTTGAAAAATAGCCTTTAAGTAACTTTTAATCCTTCGTTTACGTCATAAACAGTTGATGAAAAATGCCCTGAAACTCTCTTTTTcactctgatgaacacatataAAAAATACCCCCCTCATCAATACATGCAGTATTAAGACAGAATAGAAATGTGTTGTGTGCTATGACTTGCCCTGCCAGGGGCTTCTGGGGGAAAAAGGGAGAAatgatgtgtatgtgtgtgtaaaacagGAAGAGAGAGAACTAGGAAGAAATCAGAAACAAGAGGTCCTTGCCCAAACCCCAGGGGATAGTCCCACAATCCTATCCATCTGTGACTGACAGGCACGTTGTCTCACCCGTTTTAATTCCCAAATCAACTTTATCAACCATCTGCTCTTGAGGAACGCAGAGACCCAAATCAGCCCCCGGGCTCTCTCAGGTCCACCTGCAGAACGCACACACCCTTGTCTGCCTTCCAGCTCTGCAACTTATAGGACACACACTGAGAGCGCTACCCTCTCTAGCAGCTTAAAAACACCTTTATACTAAAATATACTTTGTACATTATGTAATACGGTTTTCCAGTGGGGAGGGGGGGGGTTTGGGGGGCGTAACATGACCCAGAGGGGTCCGATCAGATTTGCAGAATATTAGCATTAGTAAGTAGGTACTTACTTGGTCTTATCTATAAACCTGAGCCACATGTAAAGAAGGACCAGAATATAAAGGGGGTGGGCTCTTCTGAAATAACCCCCTAGCAACAACTTCGAATGTACTGCATAGGGACTACCGACACTTTCAAAGCAACATCACAAGCGAATGTTACTGgccatgcacgcttttgtgacccaaacgtaacttctggtacacatccgcaaagaacaGAGctctgcagattatttctgacaacaagcaaaagaaaaaacatgtaaaGTATTACCTAgtaagttaaaagtatgtctagccagtaatATTTTGGGTTActagtagaagaaccgttacttgacCCATTGAACAAGTTTACAACAATTAATATACAAGAAAATATTCacataaatgaatattattgtaattcaaataaaatataaagttatattattagccactagccagaccgctTAACAAACaaagaccggaagttaacttcgggccaggcgtgtgcatctgatgaaaccatctatactgAGACCAAAAAGATATATTGTCAAAATGCTGCCGTCACGATTAATGTACATGCACGAATACTCGTTTAACAGCGTGATTAAAGTGTTGTGTGCTGTGCTCAGCTGTTGGGGTCAAGGCACTGAAACAGGTGTGATCTGTGTTGCACAGAGCGACAGCTGAGGGTAAAACGATCTCAAGATGAGAGCACAAGAACTGCCGCTCTGACCCCGACCCCTCCCTTCCACTCGGAGCTGAGCACCAGAAGAGACCACCAACACTCAGAGGAGGCCATTCCTTTACACTGACACGGTGTCCACACCGCGGCCAATCCTGTGAATACTGTAATATGAACGAGACTGAGTCGAACATGCCGACCCATTTTTATTGGCACTATTAGACTGGTGACAAGGCAAACACAGcaaaagtcatcatttattcttcctcatgtggttcaaaacctgtatacgactcttttttctgtaaaacaaaataagatattttgagaaatgtggttttgtctccatacaatggaagtcaatggggaccaatgttgttcggttaccaacattcttcaaaatatcttcttttgtgttctgcggaagaaagaaacatGTGGGTGTGTAATTGAaagaattttggggtgaactctcTCTTTAAATGACCCCAGTACACTAGAGCGGCGATGAATTCCACAAGTTTATGCAAAACCTGATGATCCATGTTATCCCAGCATGACTCAAGAACGTTCCAAATGGCATTCTGTATGCCTCGATGGAAGCAATGAAAGCTGACCTTTTGTACAAAATAGTTGACATCTGATAACTGACCTCCATGTCGTGCATAACTTTATATGTTATGACTTTTTCAGACTTTTGAAGCCCATTGCAGAAAGACAAGAGAAATACGCTGATACGGTCAGTGTTAATGGCATTGCTGTCAGTGAACGGTGGTGGAAGATCCAGGGACTTTCCAGCAGCCTCTGGTCACATCAGCCCAATGAGCTCGTGAATATGAAAAATGTCGATTCACTGCCAGAGCTCAGGACTACACTTGTCCCGTTATGCAAAACATAGTTTATTGCGGTAAttaatttgcacaatattgtTACCGTAGGCAATTAAAAATATCCTCAATAATTCCACATttacttcttttgtgtttatttgcgcAGGTTTTGCACTcagtatttttaagtaaatgttacgtacaatttttttgtaacgtttttttcacacagttttttaaagtaaattttactccagtttaaatgagttaaaatttactttaaaaaaaaactgtgtgctAAACTTGCACAAATAACCCTCACAAATccaagttgtttttttacagtatagtttTAAAAGTTTCTCTAAAATTGATCAATAAGTCAAAATGAAGAACACACTAACGTAAGCCTTGTTCATGGAGAGTGTGTACAAAACCTGTAAGAAGATATATCTTTTCAAGCatgttgatatatattttaatggACTCATCAAAAGCTACAGGGCACCAATTGCATATAAAAATGTTGCTAGTGATGCCAGCAAATATATAAGATATAATACAACATAATCACATAATGCACTACACGTGTGAAAAATGGATTTATCACATACATACTCATGACATGAGCTTTTCATTTCTATTctatgaaaaaaacattatataacacGATGCTTTCTGGCTGTCACATGCACCAGGTAGCATGTAGTATTGAGGCCAATTTAtagttattttcattttcaaactaTTGAACAAAATCAATTAAAAGTGCATCATTATAAAATGCTGTACTATACTATAATACAAATTccatgttttaaatataatattgtgATACATTTTGTAAGGGTTTGTGTCTTTAACAAACAACATATTAATCATATTAAGCTGAACAAAACACATTACTCACATATTCTACAGGTGAAGGTGGCATCTCTTCATCTACTGGCACCTAAGCATTAGGAGAATCCATTTAAAAATATGACATATAAAAGCATTCTAAATGTAATCAGAAATGTGTGGGGTCCAGATATGACCCCTCGTGACTACACCACAGCTGTACAGGTTTAAAGGTATTCTGTAACAAAACATCTCATCCATTGCTGATCATGCCTGCTGCAGTATCAAAACACACCTGTGGGGGCGCCAGAGTCCTTAACTCTTTGTCAATGTTCTCCTGTGAAAACAAAAGTCAAGACTTTAGTACTGGACAAAACGGACTATTCCCTCTCTAACAAACATAGCATCTGTATAACATCTGATATATAATTATGACAAATgtttatatgaaaatcattagcTTGTCAACTTCAAATGGGCTTGGTCTGGAGTTTCTGTGACTATCCCACAGTTCTTAACTTGTGGCAGTGAGTCACATGTGCTGAGGTTGAAGGacgtatgtttgtgtttaacaaGTGAAAGATCATAGTCTGGTAATACTGGCCAGCACATCTTCCCTGGAGTGCGCTCGCTGCGCAAGGTGTTGCCATGGAAACTCTAGTCCAACCCCCCCACCCTCCACCTTAGTTTAACAAGAAAGAAGAAGGTGAGTAGATCTCCCCCTCACACATCCAGTGTAAAACCTGTGTAGAGAATCTTAAACACATAGCACACGCACAGAGTCTGATGTACAGTAAAACACACCCACGCGCACTAATTAAGGATGACATCACTATAGCATTACAACATGTTCTAACCAGCTGCAACCGCGACAGGAACCTGTCGATAGCTTGGTTTCCATTTCTGAATCTGCAGCATCCATAGAAACTCTGTGGACAAAAAAATCTCACTCCCGAtgtatattaaacatcaaatatGGACGAAGCTCAGAAAGAATGATGGTGAATCGTTCTCAAGCTGAGAAACATTGGGTGTTATATGACAAATTCCTTAAGTTCAGTAAGGAAACAATGAAACAATGCGTTCTGGTGAAGCATCACAAAATCCTGTTAAAACCAGCAGAACTagtcacaaacacaaacaactaCGTGCATTTTTACGAACTAAACTAACTTTTCAGCACAAACTATGTGTTCCTAGTTTAACCGTGTAGcataaacatgtaaacaaagACAACACCTTCACACGCAGCTCCGTTTTGGTTTTCAGAGTAGCGTGGACCAAAAATGATCTCAAATCTCGATTGGTTAAAAAACTGTGTTACGCTGCATAAGCCTGGAGTATCTTTGGCCACATGCGGACGtgtgttcaacgattaatcacgattaattgcatgcagaataaaagtttgtgtttacataacatacgTCTACGCATAAttactttgtttttataatcacgtacacatacatgtatatatttaggacaTATCTGCAtgcatatattaatatttacacatgtatatatttaagaaaaatataaaaatgaatgtttatatagaatttaaattatatagaaatgttaatatatacatgcagatatattctaaatatatatatatatatatatgtatgtgtttacaaatacaaaataagtatgcagacatatattatgtaaaacttttattctggatgcgatgaatcgcgattaatcattgaacagccctaaaacagacataTTGATACACGAGCACAAAGAACCGAGAGATCGCGCCTGAGAGATGGAGAGGTGGGTGGTAGTGGGAGGGGTGTTCTTTAAAGGATGAAAAGGAATAACAGAGGAGAAAGGAAGGAAAGGGGAAAGGAAAGTGCGAAAAGAGGGAGAGATGGAGGTTGTGATTTATTTGGCTGTTGAACGATGACTCTCCCTGTGGAGAAAGTCCGTCTCGCTGCCCCTCGGCTGTGTCCGAGATTAATGACACTAGCAGGAAGGtcacctacacacacacgcacgcacgcacgcacacacgcacgcacgaacGAACTGATACGCACCGGCACAAGTTTAAGAATCAAGTTTGGGTAAACGagtacatacatgtatacacgAACACACACCTTAAAGTTTAGCTCAACTCCTGAATGGTCTTTGGGAGGAAGGTTTTCCCGGCCTGATCGTACAGGTTCTGCTGACGGTCGGTTCGCCAAGTTGCTTTTTACAGCTTTGGGGTGGTTGCTAGAATACAAGACAATAAACACAAGAACATCATTGATCAGTCCTAAAAGAACGAACGGTTCGACGCCCTTCAGACGTCTTCAGAAGTTGCTTTAATTCCTAAACATGCAGCCATACTGTGAATTGTGAAGGACGCTGGTTGTTTTTATCTCGGCGAACCCCGAGTAGATGATCTTTGGGGACTTAAGCTCATCCACCTCCCCGATGACAGCGAAATGCACGTCTCCATCTCGACCCAGCAGCCAGCTCACGCTTTTGCCACGCGCTGCAAAGAGAGATGAAGAATGACTTCAAGCTCATTTTTCAGGAATTCGTAACAATTTTACGAGGTGTCTAATTTGAatcgtacaaaaaagtatgattaAAAGAGAAAAGCATAACGCCCGTCcactaaccccacccctaaacttAGTTACTGGCGTAAAAtcaaatcatactaaaacgtacaaataagattgtacgaattcatacaaattagctgTAAAGtagttatgaattcctgtgagattgtgttgaatttGCATAACCCACATACTTGTGGGTTAAATTGTACAGGTTGGACATGAGAGTGGATGAATTATAAAAACCTATTCCCTGTTTCTTCAGAAAACTGTTGGTGGTTTCTACAGGATTTAAGacacttgaaaaaaaatgaacttaTGTGCATAAAAGGCCAAATGGAAGCTGAATTCAGAGGTAATGAATGGTATGACACATGTGAAGGTTGTTTAAAGAGACGTTACTATAAAACGTTTGCCAGAAAATAAGGAAAAGCCTCTCGTGATGAACTGGTTCTTCTTGTAAAAGAACATTCCAGTTGAAGAACTTGACTGACACAAGCCTGATACCAGTCAAAACAAAAGCCACAAGTCACACCAAAGAGACAGTTAGTTACAAAAAACAATTACatcgttttatttttttgttggcATTTCAAATGTCTTAGCCTAACCTAACGTGTTATtctgagattaataaatacatttttgttcattttattcccCATTTTATTCCATTTAATAACCACTGCCTCATGATGCCTTAAAATGACTCAGGGCCTGTATGCTACTGCTACAttagctttaaagggatacttcatccaaaaatccttcaaattgttccaaatctgtatacatttatttgttctgatgaacacagagaaagatatttggaagaatgcttataaccagacgtTTTGCCGATTTTGCCcccaattgactaccataggaaaaaatactacagtcaaaagtgccccagaactgtttgctgtcctacattcttcaaaatgtcttcttttgtgttcaacagaacaaaaaaaagacggaacaaaaaaaaagataaagtatttttcctactatgggagtaaatgcctgggggcaagatctgtttggttacaagcattcttccaaatatctttctctgtgttgaacagaacaaataaatgtatacagatttggaacaactcgaaggtgagtaaatgaagacagaattgtcctttttgggtgaactatccctttaatacattgAATGCCGAAATGTTGTACTATTACAATGGCCATTAAATGAGATGACAACGACAAAACAGCATTTAATGGAGGACATATATCTGTGAGCCAGTGTGATAACATCTCTGGAAAGTTATAATGTTAATGTCATGCACCACAGCACTGCCTCTGTAAATGGGTTTATTTCATTAACTGAACACATTTACTAAGACGTCTGTGTGAAAGTTCAGCTGTTTTTTCTCACTGCAGTTGTCACATGAAGGGACTGCATCTATTATGTTTAATGAATGCTTTTAAAACGATAAACATCGCTTGCTCTCAGTGCTTGGACACCTTTGTAGACATAACAATCataatcacaaaaaaaatatttttacaaagttGTGTTACAAAACTGATCCCACCCAACAAATATGTTCCAAGAACGTTTTGTTAACATTGCCATTTGGTCGAAAATCGATTATCCTATGTGACGATTTAAGTCGGTTGAGACGTTaaatgaa
The Triplophysa rosa linkage group LG19, Trosa_1v2, whole genome shotgun sequence genome window above contains:
- the zgc:100829 gene encoding SH2 domain-containing protein 4A, which codes for MLQQILKDMYIDPDVLDALNDEQKKTLFLKMREEQVRRWKEREEREPLKPKPKTARGKSVSWLLGRDGDVHFAVIGEVDELKSPKIIYSGFAEIKTTSVLHNSHNHPKAVKSNLANRPSAEPVRSGRENLPPKDHSGVELNFKENIDKELRTLAPPQVPVDEEMPPSPVEYVSHQPQESRDNAESGQSENDTAILSSICYRPHLRSCPLTPSAPSSLAHTDTEARTTNQLPDTSRLRPQDTPKPQINRGKDFKVVAASKRKFSMDVGSKIKEESCLGRGRVAQLMKTFSVSEESAPSQATPRANKPPIPEKPSHLRPRPLPALR